The following coding sequences lie in one Metallumcola ferriviriculae genomic window:
- a CDS encoding DUF1657 domain-containing protein → MTVGQQLHQTLGMLRTAGGQLQTYSLQTMDPQAKQFYNSCSQQLEQMVNDLSNRVNYVEQQEPTYKVNEMAQQQAAQNQNQQQSQRQP, encoded by the coding sequence ATGACCGTAGGCCAACAACTTCACCAAACATTAGGTATGTTAAGAACTGCCGGAGGGCAGCTGCAGACCTATTCCCTGCAGACCATGGACCCCCAGGCAAAGCAGTTTTATAACAGCTGCAGTCAACAGCTGGAACAGATGGTTAATGACCTGTCCAATCGGGTCAATTATGTAGAACAACAGGAACCAACCTACAAGGTCAACGAAATGGCTCAACAGCAGGCCGCACAAAACCAAAATCAACAGCAATCCCAACGACAACCTTAA
- a CDS encoding cell wall-binding repeat-containing protein, which produces MKYIRRKHHVRWWFVIVLAELMLGSALLALLPGPFYSATSENLPLLKPLVTANTTRLYGKNHIETAAAISEAIYPATFTDNKPGAVILTPDNDWRTALTAVGLIHHPIDAPVLFIRRNEIPKVTMQELKRLDPEGVFLDGNVKVYVVGDVADSVLTDLSNEGYKYRHFNKRQYSQLAYSIDEYKATMEANHQDEVLLLPADAPEYALLAAPWVAHMGHTILFVERDKVPEETIKALKKRPVDAYIYLFGPEKVISTQVAKSLSQYGHVQRIPGDNPQAFSVGFAGYKDIGRNQGYWLWQSSRSFGWGVSEAGHNITFVNPDQPFDAVAAALLSHKGKHGPMLWVGRADVAPEVVKYLQLIKPFYLSNQEQLFNFGWLIGDTDAVSQSVQKRLDSLLQVKMADTTR; this is translated from the coding sequence ATGAAATATATCCGTCGCAAGCATCATGTCCGTTGGTGGTTTGTGATAGTTTTGGCAGAATTGATGCTGGGCAGCGCGCTGCTGGCACTGCTGCCCGGACCTTTCTACAGCGCAACATCCGAAAACCTGCCTCTTTTGAAGCCGTTAGTCACAGCAAATACCACCCGTTTATACGGGAAAAATCATATTGAAACCGCCGCTGCCATCAGTGAGGCCATTTATCCGGCCACCTTTACAGATAATAAACCCGGCGCTGTCATTTTGACACCTGATAATGATTGGCGTACTGCCTTGACTGCGGTAGGCCTGATACATCATCCCATTGATGCTCCGGTATTGTTTATTCGGCGAAATGAAATACCGAAGGTTACCATGCAGGAATTAAAAAGATTAGACCCTGAAGGTGTTTTTTTGGATGGTAATGTGAAGGTATATGTGGTGGGTGACGTGGCGGACAGTGTGCTGACGGACTTGAGTAACGAGGGTTATAAATACCGTCACTTTAATAAGCGTCAATATTCCCAATTGGCTTATAGCATTGATGAATACAAGGCAACAATGGAAGCCAACCATCAGGATGAGGTACTGCTTCTCCCTGCGGATGCTCCGGAATATGCCTTGCTGGCGGCACCCTGGGTAGCCCATATGGGCCATACTATCTTATTTGTTGAGCGGGACAAAGTTCCTGAGGAAACCATTAAGGCACTAAAAAAGCGTCCGGTGGATGCATACATATATTTGTTTGGTCCGGAAAAGGTTATCTCTACCCAAGTTGCCAAGTCATTAAGCCAATACGGTCATGTACAGCGCATTCCCGGCGATAATCCCCAGGCCTTTTCGGTGGGATTTGCCGGATATAAAGATATAGGCAGAAATCAAGGGTATTGGCTATGGCAGAGCAGTCGATCTTTTGGCTGGGGTGTCTCCGAGGCGGGGCATAATATTACCTTTGTCAATCCGGATCAGCCATTTGATGCGGTTGCTGCCGCACTTCTTTCTCATAAAGGTAAGCATGGACCTATGCTTTGGGTGGGTCGGGCTGATGTGGCACCGGAAGTAGTGAAGTATTTGCAGTTGATTAAACCCTTTTATTTGTCCAACCAGGAACAGTTGTTTAATTTTGGTTGGCTGATCGGCGATACGGATGCGGTTTCCCAGTCGGTACAGAAGCGCCTGGACTCGCTGCTTCAGGTAAAGATGGCAGACACTACCAGGTAA
- the gabT gene encoding 4-aminobutyrate--2-oxoglutarate transaminase encodes MSKIVTEVPGPRSQELMKLRQEFVARGPGNVTPVFIEKGKGAVITDVDGNEFIDFAAGIGVLNVGHCPDEVVNVVKEQAEKFLHSCFHVNMYEPYIKLAQKLAEITPGDFAKKTMMANSGAEAVENAVKIARKYTGRMGLISLESAFHGRTLMTMSLTSKVKPYKFGFGPFAPETYKIPSANCYRCSFNSTYPECGLHCVEHLERFFVAEFPAEHVAALIAEPVQGEGGFIVPPKEFIQGIKKICEKNDILYISDEVQAGFGRTGSMFAIEHFGVEPDLITMSKSLASGMPLSAVTGRAEVMDAPAPGEIGGTFGGNPLSCVAALEVIKKIEREKLIQRSTAIGERMMGRLRQMQEKYPAIGDVRGLGAMVAIELVKDRATKEPDKELTGKIAQTCYENGLITMTAGIYGNVIRFLTPLVITDDQVDEGLDILEKAFQINA; translated from the coding sequence ATGTCGAAAATAGTCACAGAAGTGCCGGGGCCTAGATCACAGGAATTAATGAAATTACGTCAGGAATTTGTCGCAAGGGGTCCGGGAAATGTAACTCCAGTATTTATTGAAAAGGGCAAGGGCGCAGTAATAACCGATGTTGACGGAAACGAATTTATCGATTTTGCTGCCGGCATTGGGGTTCTAAATGTAGGTCATTGTCCTGACGAAGTGGTCAATGTCGTCAAGGAACAGGCAGAGAAGTTTCTTCATTCTTGTTTTCACGTTAACATGTATGAGCCATATATCAAGCTGGCTCAAAAACTTGCGGAAATCACCCCGGGGGATTTTGCCAAGAAGACGATGATGGCCAATAGCGGTGCTGAAGCCGTGGAAAACGCCGTCAAGATAGCTCGCAAATATACCGGACGGATGGGCCTGATTTCCTTAGAGTCAGCATTTCACGGTCGTACCTTAATGACGATGTCCCTAACTAGCAAAGTCAAACCTTATAAATTTGGTTTTGGGCCTTTCGCACCGGAAACCTATAAAATTCCGTCAGCCAACTGTTATCGGTGTTCCTTTAATTCTACTTATCCCGAGTGCGGTTTGCACTGCGTGGAACACCTGGAACGCTTTTTTGTGGCTGAATTCCCCGCTGAGCACGTGGCTGCTCTTATTGCTGAGCCGGTCCAAGGGGAAGGCGGCTTCATCGTACCGCCTAAAGAGTTTATCCAAGGCATTAAGAAAATTTGTGAAAAGAACGATATTCTTTACATTTCTGACGAGGTACAAGCGGGCTTTGGTCGTACCGGCAGCATGTTTGCCATTGAGCACTTCGGAGTGGAACCGGATTTGATTACCATGTCCAAATCCCTCGCCAGCGGCATGCCGCTCAGTGCAGTGACCGGTCGGGCAGAAGTGATGGACGCACCGGCACCTGGCGAAATTGGCGGTACCTTCGGCGGTAATCCGCTATCATGCGTAGCCGCATTGGAAGTTATCAAGAAGATAGAACGGGAGAAACTTATACAGCGTTCAACTGCAATTGGTGAACGCATGATGGGGCGCCTAAGACAGATGCAGGAAAAATACCCGGCTATTGGTGATGTTCGGGGTCTCGGAGCGATGGTGGCCATTGAATTGGTTAAGGACCGTGCCACTAAGGAACCGGACAAAGAGCTCACCGGTAAGATTGCTCAGACCTGCTATGAAAACGGCTTAATTACCATGACTGCCGGTATTTATGGCAACGTAATTCGCTTCCTTACGCCGCTGGTGATTACTGACGACCAAGTGGATGAAGGATTGGATATTCTGGAAAAAGCTTTTCAGATAAACGCCTAA
- a CDS encoding TRAP transporter small permease, whose amino-acid sequence MALFDKILSRIEEFLVAIALGVATAITFIETVLRYVFETSLGSSYEVTIYLLIFVGFIGASIGVRDKVHIGVDILVEKFPYGVQKVVSTTTLLISAFFCLIVAYLGVKQVGVIAAFGQVTPEMEIPLTIPISIIPIGFSLMTLRFLQEAVKVIKTPTEEMGKKAGGH is encoded by the coding sequence ATGGCGCTTTTTGACAAAATACTCAGCAGGATAGAAGAATTTCTGGTAGCAATTGCCCTGGGAGTTGCCACAGCCATTACATTTATTGAAACAGTCTTACGTTATGTATTTGAAACCAGTTTGGGTTCTTCTTACGAGGTCACCATTTATTTATTGATTTTTGTTGGCTTCATTGGTGCGTCTATCGGTGTAAGGGATAAGGTGCATATCGGTGTGGACATTTTGGTGGAAAAGTTCCCTTATGGAGTACAAAAGGTGGTAAGCACCACTACTTTATTGATTAGTGCGTTCTTTTGTTTAATCGTTGCTTATTTAGGTGTAAAGCAGGTGGGTGTCATTGCCGCATTTGGTCAGGTCACCCCGGAAATGGAAATTCCCTTGACCATTCCCATTTCCATCATACCCATTGGTTTTTCGCTGATGACCTTACGATTTCTTCAGGAAGCAGTTAAAGTGATAAAGACCCCGACAGAAGAAATGGGTAAGAAAGCGGGTGGGCACTGA
- a CDS encoding TRAP transporter substrate-binding protein — MKFKKVTLLVVVMLLVGSLVAGCGARSEQPAADNGGEGDKAAKQEKIVIKFSHVVAENTPKGQAAVMFEEKAEEYTDGKVDVQVFPNSQLYNDNDVLSAIQQNNVQMAAPATSKVSKLFPEWTIFDFPFAFPSTEKVQEAMESPEIGGKLFNMLKDKQLLGLAMWDNGFKQMSLDDQPLYMPKDFEGKSFRVMSSEVLEAQFKALNANPTPMPFSEVYSALEQGVIDGQENTLSNIYSKKFHEVQKYMTLSNHGYLGYAVITNSEFWEGLPEDVRAGLEKALDETTQWVRDNGERINGEALDKIKADGTLEEIHELTPDEKKAWMEATDKVYDDFEDIVGSDLIEAVKALRD; from the coding sequence ATGAAGTTTAAGAAGGTCACGTTGTTGGTAGTGGTAATGTTGCTGGTTGGTTCTTTGGTTGCTGGGTGTGGTGCCCGTTCGGAGCAACCGGCGGCAGATAATGGTGGCGAAGGGGACAAGGCGGCGAAGCAAGAAAAGATTGTCATCAAGTTTTCCCATGTAGTTGCTGAAAACACTCCCAAGGGACAAGCTGCGGTAATGTTTGAAGAAAAGGCTGAGGAATATACCGATGGTAAAGTAGATGTACAGGTATTCCCTAACTCTCAGTTATATAATGATAACGACGTCCTATCAGCAATCCAGCAGAATAACGTGCAGATGGCTGCTCCGGCAACATCCAAGGTTTCTAAACTTTTCCCTGAATGGACCATTTTTGACTTCCCGTTTGCTTTTCCCAGTACTGAGAAGGTACAGGAAGCGATGGAAAGCCCAGAAATTGGCGGCAAGTTGTTTAACATGTTAAAGGATAAGCAGCTCTTAGGTTTGGCTATGTGGGATAACGGTTTTAAGCAGATGAGCTTAGACGACCAGCCGCTTTATATGCCTAAAGATTTCGAAGGTAAGAGTTTCCGTGTCATGTCTAGTGAAGTTTTGGAAGCTCAGTTCAAGGCCTTAAATGCTAACCCCACTCCCATGCCCTTCAGTGAAGTTTACAGCGCGTTGGAGCAGGGCGTTATTGACGGTCAGGAAAATACCCTGTCCAATATTTACTCCAAGAAATTTCACGAAGTACAGAAGTATATGACTCTTAGTAACCACGGATACCTGGGTTACGCAGTAATCACTAATTCCGAATTCTGGGAAGGCCTGCCGGAAGATGTGCGTGCCGGACTGGAAAAAGCTCTGGATGAAACTACCCAATGGGTACGGGATAACGGTGAAAGAATTAATGGCGAAGCCCTTGATAAGATTAAAGCAGACGGTACCCTTGAAGAAATCCATGAATTAACTCCGGACGAGAAGAAGGCGTGGATGGAAGCGACAGATAAGGTTTATGATGACTTCGAAGATATAGTGGGTTCCGACCTAATTGAAGCAGTTAAAGCTCTGCGTGACTAG
- a CDS encoding sigma 54-interacting transcriptional regulator, with translation MDNKLSVHLSFKCAAAPRLEKWQQRLRLTIKCSQAFGWEYRGREARDRRQKMQQALLDSIHNGILMIDTQGRIKYLNLTAQHLLGIDREGVVGCRIDEVLPDSDLIQVLATRESQVSQEQVIDNRTLVVNRTPVYDGAGKIAGAVSVFQDITDLESLSQELTQVRSLKNELEAVFDASYDEIFVTDGRGYTTRINKMGESYYGVKTEEMVGKNVGDLEKQGYFSPSVVSMVLKEKRRITIPQKTKAGKQLIVTANPVFDDNGEIIRVVVNSRDVTELTNLRQKLQDTERLAETYRNQIIQMKDKQNRSLTVVAESEQMKQILELISRVAHVESTVLLMGESGVGKGVVAKRIHDMSPRIEGPFITINCGAIPENLLESELFGYEPGAFTGARKEGKKGLIEMANGGTLLLDEVAELPLNLQVKLLRVIQEREVMRVGAADGISVDIRLIAATNRDIQKMVKEGTFREDLYYRLNVIPVVIPPLRHRRKDIPPLIHHFLARFNAKYEINKKLSPEALELMTNCQWKGNVREVENIIERLVVTIDAGTIEPQHLPDYIINTSTSVSNRVYLLDICSLKEATEELERQLITKTFDRYNNTYKMAEILDVNQSTVVRKMKKYIGKEKRTRGRRPNQIT, from the coding sequence ATGGATAATAAATTAAGTGTGCATTTGTCCTTCAAATGCGCAGCGGCGCCTAGATTGGAAAAATGGCAGCAACGGCTTCGGCTGACGATTAAATGCAGTCAAGCATTCGGATGGGAATATCGGGGCAGAGAGGCCCGTGACAGGAGGCAAAAAATGCAGCAGGCACTACTAGACTCCATTCATAACGGCATACTGATGATTGATACCCAGGGTCGGATAAAATACCTTAATCTAACCGCGCAGCACCTTCTGGGCATAGATCGAGAAGGTGTGGTAGGCTGTCGCATTGATGAAGTGCTGCCGGACAGCGATTTGATTCAGGTTCTGGCCACCCGGGAGTCTCAAGTGAGCCAGGAACAGGTAATAGATAATCGAACTCTGGTGGTAAATCGAACCCCGGTTTATGATGGCGCTGGCAAAATAGCCGGTGCAGTGTCGGTATTTCAAGATATCACCGATTTGGAGTCTTTATCCCAGGAACTGACGCAGGTCAGGTCTTTAAAAAATGAGCTGGAAGCAGTATTTGATGCCTCGTATGATGAGATTTTTGTTACCGATGGTCGGGGATACACTACCCGCATTAATAAGATGGGAGAAAGCTATTACGGCGTCAAAACCGAAGAGATGGTGGGCAAAAATGTTGGTGATTTGGAAAAACAGGGTTATTTCAGCCCCTCCGTTGTCAGCATGGTTTTGAAGGAAAAGCGGCGTATCACTATCCCTCAAAAGACCAAAGCCGGCAAACAGTTGATAGTTACCGCAAACCCGGTCTTTGATGATAATGGGGAGATTATCCGGGTGGTGGTCAATTCCCGGGATGTCACCGAGCTCACTAATCTGCGGCAGAAGCTTCAGGATACCGAGCGGCTGGCGGAAACCTACCGCAATCAGATAATCCAGATGAAGGACAAACAAAACCGTTCTCTGACAGTGGTAGCTGAAAGCGAGCAGATGAAGCAGATACTGGAGTTGATCAGCCGAGTTGCCCATGTAGAATCTACTGTGCTGCTCATGGGCGAATCAGGCGTGGGTAAAGGAGTGGTGGCCAAACGCATTCACGACATGAGCCCGCGCATTGAGGGACCGTTTATTACCATCAACTGTGGCGCTATTCCGGAAAATCTGTTGGAGTCAGAACTTTTTGGTTATGAGCCTGGTGCTTTTACCGGGGCACGGAAAGAAGGAAAAAAAGGCTTGATCGAGATGGCCAACGGTGGCACCTTGCTTCTTGATGAGGTAGCAGAGCTGCCGCTCAACCTGCAGGTAAAGCTGCTGCGGGTTATCCAGGAAAGAGAAGTAATGCGGGTAGGTGCTGCCGACGGCATTTCTGTGGATATCCGCCTCATTGCCGCGACCAATCGAGATATCCAAAAGATGGTCAAAGAGGGAACCTTTCGGGAAGACCTTTATTATCGATTAAATGTTATCCCGGTAGTGATACCGCCCCTGCGCCACCGGCGTAAGGACATTCCGCCTCTGATTCATCATTTCTTGGCCCGGTTTAACGCCAAGTATGAAATTAATAAGAAATTGTCTCCGGAAGCACTGGAACTGATGACCAACTGCCAGTGGAAAGGAAATGTCCGGGAAGTGGAGAACATCATTGAGCGATTGGTGGTAACTATCGATGCCGGCACCATCGAGCCCCAGCACCTGCCCGATTACATTATCAACACCAGCACCAGCGTCAGCAACCGGGTATATCTTTTAGACATTTGTTCCCTGAAGGAAGCCACAGAAGAACTGGAGCGCCAGTTAATAACCAAGACATTCGACCGATACAACAATACTTACAAGATGGCGGAAATACTTGATGTCAATCAGTCCACTGTGGTGAGGAAAATGAAAAAATATATCGGCAAAGAAAAAAGAACTCGGGGCCGTCGCCCCAACCAAATAACTTGA
- a CDS encoding LysM peptidoglycan-binding domain-containing protein has translation MNEEKKRVFENSVRQTPPSPSQCSGILYTITPGDTLFILSTRFGTPLRDIIAANPQIDDPNAVVPGQRVCIPLPPPPQTCSGFYLTVSAGDTLVQISQRFGVRLVDILIANPQIVNPEVIFARQTICIPIPPPADIPCSGFFYTVKQGETLNQISARFNVTVREIFAANPQIVDPGKIFAGQKICIPSQENS, from the coding sequence ATGAACGAAGAAAAAAAGCGAGTATTTGAGAATAGCGTAAGACAGACCCCTCCGTCTCCGTCACAATGCAGCGGTATCCTATATACCATTACCCCGGGTGATACTCTTTTCATCCTATCCACACGCTTCGGTACTCCCTTAAGGGACATCATTGCAGCAAATCCCCAAATAGATGACCCAAATGCCGTGGTACCCGGGCAAAGAGTATGCATTCCGCTGCCTCCGCCACCGCAAACATGCAGTGGTTTTTATCTCACCGTTTCCGCCGGCGATACGCTGGTACAAATTTCCCAACGTTTTGGGGTGCGGCTTGTTGACATTCTTATAGCCAACCCTCAGATAGTCAATCCGGAAGTGATTTTCGCCAGACAAACAATCTGCATACCCATACCCCCGCCGGCAGACATACCTTGTTCAGGTTTCTTTTACACTGTTAAGCAGGGAGAAACCCTCAACCAAATCTCTGCCCGCTTCAATGTAACGGTAAGAGAAATCTTTGCGGCCAATCCGCAGATTGTCGACCCGGGCAAAATATTTGCCGGCCAGAAAATCTGCATACCGAGCCAGGAGAACTCGTAA
- a CDS encoding APC family permease, protein MHENDNQLVRVLSRKDVLVLAFGAMIGWGWVVLAGTWVKTAGSVGAMIAFAIGGLMVALVGLTYSELTAAMPFVGGEHVFTFRGLGANWSFVATWAIILGYVSVVAFEAVALPTVVDYLVPNYQKVFLWNIAGWDVYLTWALVGVAGSLLMTYVNYIGVKMAAFVQLVFTLIIGVVGLLFITGGFVNGSTAHMQPLLFGGAKGIFAVVIMTPFMFVGFDVIPQAAEEIDLPYNMIGKLLILSVILAAAWYILIILGVSRALTASQLAETSLATADSMAAVFGSPFWGKIMVLGGIGGILTSWNAFYVGGSRAIYAMAEAKMLPGFLGKLHPKFKTPTNAILMIGLLSSIAPFFGRKMLVWLVDAGGLSIVLAYLLVSVSFLVLRYKEPEMERPFTVSYGKVVGVGASLLSLMFVLLYLPGMPAALVWPYEWAIAGGWALVGLIFWVRARSSYGKTATRDIMVEKLKLDC, encoded by the coding sequence TTGCATGAAAATGATAACCAATTAGTAAGGGTGTTGTCTCGTAAAGATGTTTTGGTGCTTGCTTTCGGTGCTATGATTGGCTGGGGTTGGGTGGTACTGGCTGGTACTTGGGTTAAAACTGCTGGTTCAGTGGGTGCAATGATTGCTTTTGCCATCGGCGGACTAATGGTGGCTCTAGTAGGATTGACTTACTCTGAACTAACCGCAGCAATGCCATTTGTCGGGGGGGAGCATGTCTTCACCTTCCGCGGCTTGGGTGCTAACTGGTCTTTTGTGGCTACCTGGGCGATTATTCTGGGTTACGTTTCGGTGGTAGCATTCGAAGCGGTGGCCCTGCCAACGGTAGTAGATTACTTGGTTCCGAATTATCAAAAAGTATTTTTGTGGAACATTGCCGGCTGGGACGTATATCTGACCTGGGCATTAGTTGGTGTAGCCGGATCATTATTAATGACTTATGTTAATTATATCGGTGTTAAGATGGCTGCCTTTGTTCAGTTGGTGTTTACTTTAATTATCGGAGTAGTAGGCCTTTTGTTCATTACCGGTGGTTTCGTTAACGGCAGTACAGCCCATATGCAGCCACTGCTGTTTGGCGGCGCCAAAGGAATTTTCGCCGTGGTAATAATGACACCTTTTATGTTCGTGGGTTTTGATGTTATTCCCCAGGCAGCAGAAGAAATTGACCTGCCATATAATATGATTGGTAAACTGTTAATTTTATCGGTAATATTAGCTGCTGCTTGGTATATCCTGATTATCCTTGGCGTATCTAGGGCACTGACCGCTTCTCAGCTGGCAGAAACCAGTTTGGCTACTGCTGATTCCATGGCCGCAGTCTTTGGTTCGCCGTTTTGGGGCAAGATTATGGTGCTTGGCGGTATTGGCGGTATTCTTACCAGTTGGAACGCCTTTTATGTGGGCGGCAGCCGGGCTATCTATGCCATGGCTGAAGCCAAGATGCTGCCCGGTTTCTTGGGCAAACTGCATCCTAAGTTTAAGACGCCCACTAATGCCATATTGATGATTGGTCTTCTTTCTTCAATAGCGCCATTTTTCGGGCGTAAGATGTTGGTCTGGCTTGTTGATGCAGGCGGATTGAGTATTGTACTGGCATACCTTTTGGTATCCGTGTCCTTCCTTGTCTTGAGATATAAGGAACCTGAAATGGAGCGCCCCTTCACGGTATCTTACGGTAAGGTGGTAGGAGTAGGTGCGTCGCTTCTTTCTTTAATGTTTGTACTGCTATATTTGCCGGGAATGCCAGCAGCCCTGGTGTGGCCATATGAATGGGCTATCGCCGGTGGTTGGGCACTGGTGGGACTGATTTTCTGGGTTCGTGCCCGAAGCAGCTACGGTAAGACAGCCACCCGTGATATAATGGTTGAAAAATTAAAATTAGATTGCTAG
- a CDS encoding TRAP transporter large permease produces the protein MDLTLDKQLEHQNMPGQGKPGSPAGRIISLIFVGICVFGVIYAMQTGNMGLAVFAMLFACLLLGMPIAVSLGIASLFSIYFFTTDPLPNMAQKIFSGLDTFPLMAIPFFVLAGNIFTTGGVAKRLIKLTNTWVGHIPGGLSIAGIFACALFAAISGSSPATVVAIGGIMIPAMIDHGYDKDYAVGSISTAGSLGILIPPSIPMIVYGVTVDQSVGKLFLAGIVPGIMLAVLLSVVSFYIARKKNFQRSEKASSQERMTALKDSIWSLSLPIIVIGGIYSGVFTPTESAAVAVMLGLIVGLFIHKDLKIKDFGKTLVEAAKTTSMLFFIISMAMLFAHILTLERIPHAIAELIVAWNVGPMIFLLIVNVLLFVAGQFMEPTAMITILAPILYPVAMKLGIDPIHFGIVMVVNMEVGMITPPVGLNLYVASGLTGMPLLTVTRAALPWLLAVIVGLALVTYVPGISLFLLNLL, from the coding sequence ATGGATTTAACCCTGGATAAACAATTAGAACATCAGAATATGCCCGGTCAGGGCAAACCCGGTTCCCCTGCGGGACGGATAATATCGCTAATTTTTGTTGGTATCTGCGTATTTGGCGTTATTTATGCAATGCAGACCGGTAATATGGGTCTGGCAGTTTTCGCCATGTTATTTGCTTGTTTGCTCTTGGGTATGCCTATTGCGGTTTCTCTAGGTATTGCGTCGTTATTCTCTATTTACTTTTTTACCACAGATCCGCTGCCTAACATGGCGCAGAAGATATTTTCCGGCTTAGACACTTTTCCCTTGATGGCCATTCCCTTTTTCGTGCTGGCTGGTAATATTTTCACTACCGGCGGTGTTGCCAAAAGGTTGATTAAACTGACTAATACCTGGGTGGGCCATATTCCCGGCGGGTTGTCCATTGCGGGAATCTTTGCCTGTGCCTTATTTGCAGCAATTTCCGGGTCATCACCAGCCACTGTGGTTGCCATCGGCGGCATCATGATCCCGGCCATGATTGACCACGGCTATGATAAAGACTACGCAGTCGGTTCTATTTCGACTGCCGGCTCATTGGGAATTTTGATACCACCAAGCATTCCCATGATAGTTTACGGGGTTACTGTGGACCAATCCGTTGGTAAATTGTTCTTGGCAGGTATTGTGCCTGGTATTATGTTGGCGGTGCTGTTATCTGTTGTCAGTTTCTATATTGCTCGCAAAAAAAACTTTCAGCGCTCTGAGAAGGCCTCATCCCAGGAACGGATGACAGCGTTGAAGGATTCCATCTGGAGCTTATCCTTACCTATCATCGTCATCGGCGGTATCTATAGCGGGGTATTTACCCCTACTGAATCCGCTGCCGTGGCCGTAATGCTGGGACTGATAGTCGGCCTATTTATCCATAAGGACCTCAAGATTAAAGACTTCGGTAAGACTTTAGTTGAGGCGGCTAAAACTACATCAATGCTATTCTTTATTATCAGTATGGCCATGCTGTTTGCGCATATCCTGACTTTGGAACGGATTCCTCACGCAATTGCCGAGCTGATAGTAGCCTGGAACGTGGGACCAATGATATTCCTCTTAATCGTTAACGTATTGTTGTTCGTTGCCGGGCAGTTTATGGAACCTACGGCCATGATTACCATTTTGGCGCCCATTCTCTACCCGGTGGCCATGAAATTGGGTATTGACCCCATTCACTTCGGTATCGTCATGGTGGTAAATATGGAAGTCGGTATGATTACACCGCCCGTGGGGCTAAACCTCTATGTGGCCAGCGGCTTGACGGGTATGCCGCTATTAACGGTGACCCGAGCGGCGCTGCCGTGGCTTTTAGCGGTCATAGTCGGTCTGGCATTGGTCACCTATGTACCGGGAATCAGCCTATTTTTGCTTAACCTCCTATAA